In one window of Zhihengliuella sp. ISTPL4 DNA:
- the nhaA gene encoding Na+/H+ antiporter NhaA, with protein sequence MSSSSSPARFRLAPHELWRGIRSNARSDVLGGGLLLTATLAALILANSPAAPWYEAIRDFRFGIPEWHLELSVGAWAADGLLAVFFFVVGLELKEEFVAGRLRDPRRAALPIAAAVGGVIVPALLFVAINAASGADVLRGWAIPTATDIAFAIAVLAVVGRFLPPALRVFLLTLAIIDDLIAITIIATFYTETISFPWLILALLPLAGFALAAQNGIRSWWILLPLALAVWAFVHASGVHATVAGVLLGFMVPVRPTERARVRTGTDADGAPVYDGLAAHFADRWGIVATLVAVPVFAFFAAGVEIGGVDGLVSALTDPITIGIIVGLVLGKPIGILFTTFLLSRVPALRLDETLRWPDLAGISLLAGIGFTVSLLVGELAYGSSSVADDHVKIGVLVGSLLAAVLGGLVLAARSRRARAETGACTET encoded by the coding sequence GTGTCTTCTTCGTCGTCCCCTGCCCGTTTCCGTCTCGCACCGCATGAGCTCTGGCGCGGCATCCGCTCCAACGCCCGCAGCGACGTGCTCGGCGGCGGTCTGCTGCTGACCGCCACCCTGGCCGCCCTCATCCTCGCCAACTCCCCCGCCGCCCCCTGGTACGAGGCGATCCGGGATTTCCGCTTCGGGATCCCGGAGTGGCACCTCGAGCTCAGCGTGGGCGCCTGGGCCGCCGACGGCCTCCTCGCGGTGTTCTTCTTCGTCGTCGGACTGGAGCTGAAGGAGGAGTTCGTCGCCGGACGCCTCCGCGACCCGCGCCGTGCCGCGCTTCCGATCGCCGCCGCGGTCGGCGGCGTCATCGTCCCCGCCCTGCTGTTCGTCGCGATCAACGCGGCCTCCGGCGCGGATGTGCTGCGCGGGTGGGCGATCCCCACGGCCACGGACATCGCGTTCGCGATCGCCGTCCTCGCCGTCGTCGGCCGCTTCCTGCCACCGGCCCTGCGGGTGTTCCTGCTCACGCTCGCGATCATCGACGACCTCATCGCCATCACGATCATCGCCACGTTCTACACCGAGACCATCAGCTTCCCGTGGCTGATCCTCGCGCTCCTCCCCCTCGCGGGCTTCGCACTCGCCGCGCAGAACGGCATCCGGTCCTGGTGGATCCTGCTCCCCCTCGCCCTCGCCGTGTGGGCGTTCGTGCATGCCTCGGGGGTGCACGCCACGGTCGCCGGGGTGTTGCTCGGTTTCATGGTGCCGGTGCGTCCGACCGAGCGCGCCCGGGTGCGCACCGGGACCGACGCCGACGGCGCACCGGTGTACGACGGCCTCGCCGCCCACTTCGCGGACCGCTGGGGCATCGTGGCCACGCTCGTCGCCGTGCCGGTGTTCGCGTTCTTCGCGGCCGGGGTCGAGATCGGCGGCGTGGACGGCCTCGTCTCGGCGCTGACCGACCCGATCACGATCGGCATCATCGTGGGACTCGTCCTCGGGAAGCCCATCGGCATCCTGTTCACGACGTTCCTGCTGAGCCGCGTGCCGGCCCTGCGCCTCGACGAGACGCTGCGCTGGCCGGACCTCGCGGGCATTTCCCTGCTCGCGGGCATCGGGTTCACGGTCTCGCTGCTGGTGGGCGAGCTCGCCTACGGCAGCAGCAGTGTTGCGGACGACCACGTGAAGATCGGCGTCCTCGTCGGCTCGCTCCTCGCCGCTGTCCTCGGTGGCCTCGTGCTCGCGGCCCGCAGCCGTCGTGCCCGTGCGGAGACCGGGGCCTGCACCGAGACCTGA
- a CDS encoding LmeA family phospholipid-binding protein — translation MSDDNRTLPYPEPSGEHPTLVIPDSADGREPAKVARRRRWPWVVLIVVLVLALLVVAAELVARAVLPGVVRSIVIEQLDLPADQQLDVETEGILLPQLLAGRLDTLQLSTDAVTLEGITGAADVTATGVPLRGGDLGGADGTIRIDQDQFTTLLSATDLPVDTVEFAAPNATLGGSFQVLGTAVPVSVTLMPGAVEGDLELTPVAASVGGVDIDLDRVGSSLGSLGEGITEPRRVCIADQLPAGLTLTGVEIVDDEAVIDIDVDGAIVTDEGLQEKGTCDR, via the coding sequence ATGAGCGACGACAACCGGACCCTGCCGTACCCGGAGCCTTCGGGCGAGCATCCGACGCTCGTCATCCCCGACTCGGCGGACGGTCGTGAGCCCGCGAAGGTCGCCCGCCGCCGTCGGTGGCCGTGGGTCGTGCTCATCGTCGTGCTCGTGCTCGCGCTGCTCGTCGTCGCGGCCGAACTCGTCGCCCGGGCCGTTCTTCCCGGCGTCGTCCGGTCGATCGTCATCGAGCAGCTCGATCTGCCCGCCGACCAGCAGCTGGACGTCGAGACCGAAGGCATCCTGCTCCCGCAGCTCCTCGCCGGTCGTCTCGACACCCTGCAGCTGTCGACGGATGCCGTCACGCTGGAGGGCATCACGGGGGCGGCGGACGTCACGGCGACGGGTGTCCCTCTGCGAGGCGGAGACCTCGGCGGCGCGGACGGCACCATCCGTATCGACCAGGACCAGTTCACCACTCTGCTCTCGGCCACGGACCTGCCCGTCGACACAGTCGAGTTCGCCGCGCCGAACGCGACGCTTGGCGGCTCGTTCCAGGTGCTCGGCACCGCGGTGCCGGTGTCCGTGACCCTGATGCCCGGCGCGGTCGAGGGTGATCTCGAACTCACGCCGGTGGCGGCGAGCGTCGGCGGCGTGGACATCGATCTCGACCGGGTGGGGTCGTCGCTCGGCTCCCTGGGCGAAGGGATCACGGAGCCGCGCCGCGTCTGCATCGCGGATCAGCTCCCGGCGGGCCTCACGCTGACCGGCGTCGAGATCGTGGACGACGAGGCCGTGATCGACATCGACGTGGACGGGGCGATCGTCACGGACGAGGGGCTGCAGGAGAAAGGCACCTGCGACCGCTGA
- the argS gene encoding arginine--tRNA ligase, whose protein sequence is MNPETLAHALLAVLAPIAEERRSGEPFDLSAADIVLERPRNRDHGDWASNIAMRLAKPFGTNPRELAQQIADGLAGVEGIASAEVAGPGFLNIRLDAAAAGALAKVIVDAGPAYGTNSSQEGVSVNVEFVSANPTGPLHIAHTRWAALGDAIVRLLLASGAHAVREYYINDAGVQMDRFAASVLAAAKGEPTPEGGYPGQYIATLAGRVLEARPDLLDLPEEEQLTVARELGYEYQLAEIKNSLERFNVPFDVWFSERTLHAKDASGSSLIDQAVDRLREQGHVFDEDGAVWVRTTDFGDDKDRVIRRSNGEYTYFAADAAYYLNKGDRGFRDKIYLLGADHHGYVHRLKAVAGAAGDDPAKNIQVLIGQMVSINGARLSKRAGNIIEMDDLLDWLGTDALRYSLERSPADSPLDLDPELLQKRTNDNPVFYVQYAHARTHNVARNAADSGVDRSVFAPETLTHETEAALLGALQEFPRIVGFAAEVREPHRVARYLEELAGLYHRWYDNCRVIPLSDAPVEDVHRTRLWLNDAAGQVFRNGLDLLGVSAPERM, encoded by the coding sequence ATGAATCCTGAAACGCTCGCCCACGCCCTCCTCGCCGTCCTCGCCCCCATCGCCGAGGAACGACGTTCGGGCGAGCCGTTCGACCTCTCCGCCGCCGACATCGTGCTGGAGCGTCCGCGCAACCGCGACCACGGCGACTGGGCCTCGAACATCGCCATGCGCCTGGCCAAGCCCTTCGGCACGAACCCCCGCGAGCTCGCCCAGCAGATCGCCGACGGGCTCGCCGGTGTGGAGGGTATCGCCAGCGCTGAGGTGGCCGGTCCGGGGTTCCTCAACATCCGTCTCGACGCGGCGGCCGCCGGCGCACTCGCGAAGGTCATCGTCGACGCCGGTCCCGCCTACGGGACCAACTCCTCGCAGGAGGGTGTGAGCGTCAATGTCGAGTTCGTCTCGGCCAACCCCACCGGGCCGCTGCACATCGCGCACACGCGCTGGGCGGCCCTCGGCGACGCGATCGTCCGCCTGCTCCTCGCGAGTGGCGCCCACGCGGTGCGCGAGTACTACATCAACGATGCGGGTGTGCAGATGGACCGCTTCGCCGCGTCCGTGCTGGCGGCCGCGAAGGGCGAGCCGACGCCGGAGGGCGGCTACCCCGGGCAGTACATCGCGACGCTCGCCGGCCGCGTGCTCGAGGCGCGTCCCGACCTGCTCGACCTCCCGGAGGAGGAGCAGCTCACCGTCGCCCGCGAGCTCGGCTACGAGTACCAGCTTGCCGAGATCAAGAACTCCCTCGAGCGCTTCAACGTGCCGTTCGACGTCTGGTTCTCCGAGCGCACCCTCCACGCGAAGGACGCCTCGGGATCCAGCCTGATCGACCAGGCCGTCGACCGTCTGCGCGAGCAGGGCCACGTGTTCGACGAGGACGGCGCCGTCTGGGTGCGGACCACGGACTTCGGTGACGACAAGGACCGCGTGATCCGCCGCTCGAACGGCGAGTACACGTACTTCGCCGCCGACGCCGCCTACTACCTGAACAAGGGCGACCGCGGCTTCCGCGACAAGATCTACCTGCTCGGGGCCGACCACCACGGCTACGTGCACCGCCTCAAGGCGGTCGCGGGCGCGGCGGGGGATGACCCCGCGAAGAACATCCAGGTGCTCATCGGGCAGATGGTCTCGATCAACGGTGCCCGTCTCAGCAAGCGCGCCGGCAACATCATCGAGATGGACGACCTCCTCGACTGGCTCGGCACGGATGCACTCCGCTACTCGCTGGAGCGCTCGCCCGCCGACTCGCCGCTCGACCTCGATCCGGAGCTGCTGCAGAAGCGCACGAACGACAACCCGGTGTTCTACGTGCAGTACGCGCATGCTCGTACCCACAACGTCGCGCGCAACGCCGCGGATTCCGGCGTCGACCGCTCGGTCTTCGCCCCGGAGACGCTGACGCACGAGACCGAGGCGGCGCTGCTGGGCGCGCTCCAGGAGTTCCCGCGCATCGTGGGGTTCGCCGCCGAGGTGCGCGAGCCGCACCGGGTCGCGCGGTACCTGGAGGAGCTCGCCGGCCTGTATCACCGCTGGTACGACAACTGCCGGGTGATTCCGCTGAGCGACGCCCCGGTGGAGGACGTGCACCGCACGCGCCTGTGGCTGAACGACGCCGCCGGTCAGGTCTTCCGCAACGGACTCGACCTGCTCGGCGTCTCCGCGCCCGAGCGCATGTAG
- a CDS encoding SGNH/GDSL hydrolase family protein: MNAPAASRRLRVAGVAAALLVAVAAGVLGVWRPWVPAPSSLPVGAAAGDESAAVIAPAPLALPDEPTVLVFGDSWTYGSAASDPTLGYAYVLADLLHGSTIVDGVRGSGYLKPGIDGPTFGERIAALDPALEPDLVIVQGSINDRAQGEAGYRDAVTAAWDALTALYPEAAIVVLGPAPHELPVGAQTARIDRDLAALASARGWWYISPIERDWITEDNYLAVIDVEVGRKHPSTDGHRYLAEKLAAALDELRAAPVTEAGGSETTPDE; encoded by the coding sequence ATGAACGCCCCCGCCGCCTCTCGTCGACTGCGCGTCGCGGGCGTCGCCGCCGCCCTCCTCGTCGCCGTCGCCGCGGGCGTTCTCGGGGTCTGGCGACCGTGGGTTCCGGCGCCGTCGTCCCTCCCGGTCGGCGCTGCGGCCGGAGACGAGTCCGCCGCGGTGATCGCTCCCGCGCCGCTCGCGCTCCCCGACGAGCCGACCGTCCTCGTCTTCGGCGATTCCTGGACCTACGGCTCGGCCGCGTCCGACCCCACCCTCGGCTACGCATACGTGCTCGCCGACCTCCTGCACGGCTCGACCATCGTGGACGGCGTGCGCGGCAGCGGCTACCTCAAGCCCGGCATCGACGGCCCCACCTTCGGCGAGCGCATCGCGGCCCTGGACCCGGCCCTCGAACCGGATCTCGTCATCGTCCAGGGCTCCATCAACGACCGGGCACAGGGCGAGGCCGGCTACCGCGACGCCGTGACCGCCGCCTGGGACGCGCTAACGGCGCTGTACCCGGAGGCGGCGATCGTGGTCCTCGGCCCCGCGCCGCACGAGCTGCCGGTGGGCGCGCAGACCGCACGGATCGACCGGGATCTCGCGGCTCTCGCCTCGGCCCGCGGCTGGTGGTACATCTCCCCGATCGAGCGGGACTGGATCACCGAGGACAACTATCTCGCCGTCATCGACGTGGAGGTCGGGCGCAAGCATCCGTCCACCGACGGCCACCGTTACCTCGCCGAGAAGCTGGCCGCCGCGCTCGACGAACTGCGCGCCGCGCCGGTCACGGAGGCCGGTGGGTCGGAGACCACCCCCGACGAGTGA